In Papio anubis isolate 15944 chromosome 20, Panubis1.0, whole genome shotgun sequence, a single window of DNA contains:
- the EBI3 gene encoding interleukin-27 subunit beta, giving the protein MTFPPPLLRAQLATAMTSQLLLALVLWTGCLPCSGRKGPPAALTLPRVQCRAPRYPIAVDCSWTLPPAPNSTSPVSFIATYRFGMAARGHSWPCLQQTPASTSCTIADVRLFSMAPYVLNVTAVHPWGSSSSFVPFIAEHIIKPDPPEGVRLSPLAERQLQVQWEPPGSWPFPEIFSLKYWIRYKRQGAARFHQVGPIEATSFILRAVRPRARYCVQVAAQDLTDYGELSDWSLPATTPMSPGK; this is encoded by the exons ATGACGTTCCCACCCCCGCTCCTGAGAGCACAGCTGGCCACAGCCATGACCTCGCAGCTTCTCCTGGCCCTTGTCCTCTGGACTGGCTGCCTGCCCTGCAGTGGAAGGAAAG GGCCCCCAGCAGCTCTGACACTGCCCCGGGTGCAGTGCCGAGCCCCTCGGTACCCGATCGCTGTGGACTGCTCCTGGACCCTGCCACCTGCTCCAAACTCCACCAGCCCCGTGTCCTTCATTGCCACGTACAG GTTCGGCATGGCTGCCCGGGGCCACAGCTGGCCCTGCCTGCAGCAGACGCCAGCGTCCACCAGCTGCACCATCGCGGATGTCCGGCTGTTCTCCATGGCGCCCTACGTGCTCAATGTCACTGCCGTCCACCCCTGGGGCTCCAGCAGCAGCTTCGTGCCTTTCATAGCGGAGCACATCA TCAAGCCCGACCCCCCAGAAGGCGTGCGCCTAAGCCCCCTGGCTGAGCGCCAGCTCCAGGTGCAGTGGGAACCTCCCGGGTCCTGGCCCTTCCCGGAGATCTTCTCACTCAAGTACTGGATCCGTTACAAGCGTCAGGGAGCTGCCCGCTTCCACCAG GTGGGGCCCATTGAAGCCACGTCCTTCATCCTCAGGGCTGTGCGGCCCCGAGCCAGGTACTGCGTCCAAGTGGCGGCTCAGGACCTCACAGACTACGGGGAGCTGAGTGACTGGAGTCTCCCCGCCACTACCCCGATGAGCCCGGGCAAGTAG